A region from the Stygiolobus caldivivus genome encodes:
- a CDS encoding PIN domain-containing protein — MRLKNLLLKLTANDFIHAGDIVFRRDLDVRDAVNVAVAERLNLVIVSEDKDYDRVKDIVKVIRP, encoded by the coding sequence GTGAGGTTAAAGAATCTGTTATTGAAGTTAACGGCAAACGACTTTATCCACGCTGGGGACATAGTATTCAGGAGAGACTTAGACGTAAGAGACGCGGTAAACGTAGCTGTAGCAGAGAGGCTCAATTTAGTGATAGTGAGTGAAGACAAAGACTATGACAGGGTTAAGGATATTGTTAAGGTAATCCGTCCCTGA
- a CDS encoding MFS transporter: MRKFLIVFITSTSFFLSYFSRIAWSIVSVYSSLRPTQVEDSVIFSLFFVGYVVVQIPAGIVSNKFPRVVGLISLLGLAISSFISGISTSILEEYLASLLMGLSAGWIYPTTIKILSSSFSRSELPVAIGYYSLAWPLSIVLSGLVLPFISIDVNWRWAYYLIAIISLLIALSYLPLNVKVEENRNGGVFTLVKNRDVVTVSLSGFLFFLSYWIITLYAYKYFLNIGLGPYIAGFAYSLLALAGIPSTVIAGYIIKNIGVRNTLSLFEGIYGSLTIALAYFITSVQVMLIATIMGFVRFIITPANSSAVSLIDSKNAGSVSGFANFFWQSSGIVAPIIASLVIFTLGFHLLWVICGLIILASAVSYFILLRI; encoded by the coding sequence ATGAGAAAGTTCCTAATAGTCTTTATCACCTCCACTTCGTTCTTCCTGAGCTACTTCTCAAGGATTGCGTGGAGTATAGTGTCAGTATACTCTTCGCTGAGACCTACGCAAGTAGAAGACAGTGTAATATTCTCACTCTTCTTTGTAGGCTATGTAGTAGTGCAAATCCCTGCGGGTATAGTGAGTAACAAGTTCCCTAGAGTCGTCGGCTTGATCTCCTTACTAGGGCTAGCCATTTCGTCCTTCATTTCTGGTATATCTACCAGTATCTTAGAGGAGTACTTAGCGAGCCTCCTCATGGGTCTAAGTGCCGGGTGGATATACCCCACTACTATTAAGATCCTGTCGTCGTCATTCAGCCGTAGCGAACTACCCGTAGCAATAGGTTACTACAGTTTAGCATGGCCCTTATCAATAGTCCTATCCGGCTTGGTCTTACCCTTCATCAGCATAGACGTGAATTGGAGGTGGGCTTATTACCTTATAGCTATTATCTCCTTACTAATTGCCCTCTCATACCTCCCTCTAAATGTTAAGGTTGAAGAGAATAGAAACGGAGGAGTATTTACGCTCGTGAAGAATAGGGATGTAGTTACGGTCAGTTTGTCTGGTTTTCTCTTCTTTTTGTCCTATTGGATAATAACTCTATACGCGTATAAGTACTTCCTTAACATAGGTCTAGGCCCATATATAGCAGGTTTTGCATATTCGCTCTTAGCTTTAGCGGGTATCCCGTCTACAGTAATAGCTGGTTACATAATAAAGAATATAGGGGTGAGGAATACGCTGTCCTTATTTGAAGGCATCTACGGTTCGTTAACAATAGCCTTAGCGTACTTCATAACGTCCGTGCAGGTCATGTTAATAGCGACTATCATGGGTTTCGTGAGGTTTATTATAACACCGGCTAACTCAAGTGCTGTATCACTAATTGACAGTAAAAACGCCGGAAGTGTATCAGGTTTTGCTAACTTTTTCTGGCAGAGTAGCGGTATAGTAGCACCTATCATAGCCTCGCTGGTGATTTTCACGCTGGGTTTCCATCTACTGTGGGTGATCTGCGGTCTAATTATATTAGCCTCTGCTGTCTCGTACTTCATATTACTGAGGATATAG
- a CDS encoding YkgJ family cysteine cluster protein produces the protein MRKTIQFLESYDVPVAKFAIYSLIYQYAMNNIINLKEECEKCGGKCCKSGLPVPVYDFDYEEMTKHIRLKLEKKNSIYLIPRPCKYQKGWTCSINSFKPYACLSYPFATEDEQIEVIKNYNGKGVPDFNVPDFCTAGKKVKALMDSLIKNLRKEKGREPKPEEVLIALLNDKRR, from the coding sequence TTGAGAAAAACCATACAATTTCTAGAGAGTTATGACGTACCAGTAGCAAAGTTCGCCATTTACTCCCTTATTTATCAATATGCGATGAACAATATCATAAACCTTAAAGAAGAATGTGAAAAATGCGGAGGTAAGTGTTGCAAGTCAGGTTTACCAGTACCCGTCTATGATTTTGACTACGAAGAAATGACCAAACATATTAGGTTAAAGTTGGAAAAGAAAAACTCCATTTATTTGATACCTAGACCGTGTAAGTACCAAAAAGGTTGGACGTGTAGTATTAACTCTTTTAAGCCCTATGCTTGCCTGAGTTACCCCTTTGCTACCGAGGATGAACAAATAGAAGTAATAAAGAACTATAACGGGAAAGGAGTCCCAGACTTTAACGTTCCTGATTTTTGTACAGCTGGGAAGAAAGTTAAAGCTTTAATGGATTCCTTAATCAAAAACTTGAGGAAAGAAAAAGGGAGAGAACCAAAACCAGAGGAAGTGCTCATTGCATTACTAAATGATAAGAGACGTTAA
- a CDS encoding zinc ribbon domain-containing protein — translation MSNDFIHSAVCQPVGMAGKTIWLDVGRQLDMKRLSQDLKLLLRSEGMTVTSTVSPNILILQIHARGIRGHYYVVKICQTEGRVLIETGIISAKRQLEWAGVEGGMAGLSDALLHSKWLTLISGAFAGVDVATVLGSYEEENRILSQIEQVILSYQKGPIQAPPRPPMYQTVPTKPLNNQSLTPTNQLINTPRYCPNCGHPLAGVFNYCPNCGFKLR, via the coding sequence GTGTCAAACGACTTTATACACTCAGCGGTATGCCAGCCCGTAGGTATGGCGGGTAAGACCATATGGCTAGACGTAGGGAGACAGCTAGATATGAAGCGGCTGTCTCAGGACTTAAAGCTCCTCTTAAGGAGTGAAGGGATGACCGTTACTTCTACAGTGAGCCCCAATATACTTATCTTGCAAATACACGCAAGGGGAATTAGGGGACATTACTATGTGGTAAAGATATGCCAGACAGAGGGGAGAGTGCTCATAGAAACTGGTATAATTAGTGCCAAACGACAACTCGAGTGGGCAGGTGTAGAGGGCGGTATGGCAGGGCTTTCTGATGCGCTACTCCATAGTAAATGGTTAACACTCATATCAGGTGCGTTTGCAGGAGTCGACGTAGCTACCGTATTGGGGAGTTATGAGGAAGAGAACAGGATACTCTCCCAAATAGAGCAGGTAATACTATCATACCAGAAAGGGCCTATACAAGCACCGCCCCGACCACCAATGTACCAAACTGTTCCCACTAAACCCTTGAACAACCAGAGTTTAACCCCTACTAACCAGCTTATCAACACACCGAGGTACTGTCCTAATTGCGGACACCCACTAGCTGGTGTTTTTAACTACTGTCCTAATTGCGGTTTCAAGCTAAGGTAG
- a CDS encoding DNA double-strand break repair nuclease NurA: protein METFKKIDGIVEKSVERFQTIKSVIENVDLKELGLSVYTPKERRVKGLYCAIDGSKNVQNLGDVYLIVAKAVKVVGEVTLEKKVISREPVFEVEIEDDYMGEDTVNNDSIRLMINLETSLLRDCDECNYVLLDGPIVDPPVIDDRGGKQSIPSLKDLARVRSQYVLSLIEKGKVVLGIAKRFSERFIVSLLKDKGYLKDTDYREKMVVDSLLSRFVRDETLGIGVIKWDDVVRGASEVDKLMEAYEAYKEFSEGRLKIASVYVKASRVGIPSRVDIAYTDSYDVEKALSLIATWEVKDKAELNLLTVLADTLSSVSNYEVKQFREYYTVRTLEELKDSRFILSNFILRKKI from the coding sequence ATGGAGACCTTTAAAAAAATTGACGGGATCGTAGAGAAGAGCGTAGAGAGGTTTCAAACTATAAAGAGTGTAATAGAAAATGTGGACTTAAAGGAGTTGGGCCTTTCCGTTTACACTCCCAAAGAGAGAAGGGTTAAGGGCTTGTATTGTGCAATAGACGGCTCTAAGAACGTACAAAACTTAGGAGATGTTTACCTCATTGTCGCAAAAGCAGTTAAAGTGGTAGGCGAGGTAACGTTAGAGAAGAAGGTTATAAGTAGAGAACCCGTATTCGAGGTAGAAATTGAAGACGACTATATGGGTGAGGACACAGTAAATAACGACTCCATCAGGTTAATGATAAACTTGGAAACTAGCCTTTTGAGGGACTGTGACGAATGTAATTACGTGCTGTTGGACGGGCCTATAGTCGACCCACCGGTCATAGACGACAGAGGAGGTAAACAGTCGATCCCCTCTCTCAAGGACTTAGCTAGAGTGAGGTCACAATACGTTTTGAGCCTAATCGAGAAAGGGAAGGTGGTATTAGGTATTGCTAAGAGGTTTTCAGAGCGGTTTATAGTGTCTCTACTAAAGGATAAGGGTTACCTTAAGGACACGGACTACAGAGAGAAGATGGTGGTCGACAGCCTCCTCTCGCGTTTTGTACGAGATGAGACGTTGGGGATAGGGGTTATAAAGTGGGATGATGTCGTGAGGGGGGCTTCTGAGGTGGACAAGTTAATGGAGGCTTATGAGGCCTATAAAGAGTTCAGTGAAGGGAGGTTAAAGATAGCTTCGGTCTACGTTAAGGCCTCTAGGGTCGGTATACCTAGTAGGGTCGACATAGCATATACCGACAGTTATGATGTAGAGAAGGCCCTCTCCCTTATAGCCACTTGGGAAGTTAAGGACAAAGCTGAGTTAAACCTGCTTACTGTGTTAGCTGATACCCTTTCTTCAGTAAGTAACTATGAGGTCAAACAGTTCAGGGAGTACTACACCGTGAGGACATTAGAGGAGTTGAAGGACAGTAGGTTTATACTTTCTAACTTTATACTGAGGAAAAAGATTTAG
- a CDS encoding P-loop NTPase fold protein: MCEKFISETASWSELSEVYKCVLSTKYTDSITFYEKERELLDFLDREKSSPIFIVLVGDWGMGKTFLSRVIEEEAKKKGYNVRNVKIDQIIVEEGGKFSVSDREVVIIDEVENLENLQYQYRGEIVNFFTHMKKTTEMKDINSVVFLLATPSGYTKIFSYGGLLYSLLPETYTAFKDRIRERVLTEPTKVEYFLMLYCMLKSVKSEALGLVEYLNFLYYLVPITRRNITKIVNNFLCQLPDNSPEAIYKVLVTRKEAIADLYRTVEISDARLFKEEPKEIGRVLRGYDYSCSNAKLVKFSHWRENFAYKLDPNLRREIEDIITVMKVKEGIPPDDGLYVIVPKEPREYYPLFPDEDVLREAYKALKGEGICAVKWEEVEKYLNVQLRDFLLEGDKYEDMQRVIDEYKEEAEKLLSHDKYSSVYPKVAEGIKNFVVEVVELAEKEGRLADVLCNPSKENKKSSEILLECRHRDGFYTFGYKIKVTDDLSLQSRADFTVTYSTSDAEGVVIKLTHPLQRYFLQLSYLSQGLRVRKPAFKLVFANEIAKLESLIDDINELNKIYENIYHTFSSMEQIEYRFQSIMNYIIYYKGYTGKTGKVPVKEVFETVRDLADQFRTYDRKNIKFTVQDIETSWRLLEFLSDLDKKKLVKLEGEYIDLDEWLGEYTVKVLEKVLKRMDKEDVGKLALEVMTGTSKGLEKKVRAALNAEEVPLDNRVVEGVSDLLRVGIRSGYIKVDTIKEVDRKLNEVREKVQDIKLITIKERDVKVVDVKELLRTAVKVRERAENSVTSQALLFDMLDSLSALAQIKPSQKSEVMKAIEQGLTTVRDLKDKVAKLVKDVTAIQHTEDELLKIRKGVQDEKLISDCILVIKGDRKNTERLYKALNKVKLFTYTEFVDEAFNNVEVTSTLKEAGEECKKLADDLETLKEITGRLEKIKSQVSSLVNTPYIKELDNIKRELNGIKSTLQEVYNRAKREGFINGSS, from the coding sequence GTGTGTGAGAAGTTTATCTCCGAGACGGCCTCATGGAGTGAGCTATCTGAGGTGTATAAGTGTGTCCTGTCGACCAAGTATACTGACTCGATTACTTTCTATGAAAAGGAGAGGGAACTACTGGACTTTTTAGACAGGGAAAAGTCCTCTCCCATCTTCATAGTCTTAGTTGGAGACTGGGGTATGGGTAAGACTTTCCTAAGCAGGGTGATAGAAGAGGAGGCAAAAAAGAAGGGGTATAATGTCAGGAACGTAAAGATAGACCAGATAATAGTGGAAGAAGGGGGTAAATTCTCGGTAAGCGATAGAGAAGTAGTGATAATAGATGAGGTAGAGAACTTAGAGAACTTACAATACCAGTACAGAGGAGAAATAGTAAACTTCTTCACCCATATGAAAAAGACTACAGAAATGAAGGACATTAACTCCGTTGTTTTCCTCCTTGCAACGCCATCCGGGTATACAAAGATATTCTCGTACGGGGGCCTCTTATACTCCTTATTACCCGAGACCTATACCGCTTTTAAGGACAGGATAAGGGAGAGGGTACTGACCGAGCCGACTAAAGTAGAGTACTTCCTAATGCTCTACTGTATGCTTAAGAGTGTAAAAAGTGAGGCTTTAGGCCTTGTGGAGTACCTCAATTTCCTCTATTACCTAGTCCCGATAACCAGGAGGAATATCACGAAAATCGTCAACAATTTCTTGTGTCAATTACCTGACAACTCACCGGAAGCAATCTATAAGGTCTTAGTAACGAGAAAGGAAGCTATAGCAGACCTTTACAGGACTGTGGAAATAAGCGACGCAAGGCTGTTTAAAGAGGAACCGAAAGAGATAGGCAGGGTATTGAGGGGATATGACTACTCCTGCAGTAATGCTAAGCTGGTAAAGTTCTCCCATTGGAGGGAAAACTTTGCGTATAAGCTCGACCCAAACCTCAGGAGGGAAATAGAGGACATAATAACGGTTATGAAGGTGAAAGAAGGTATCCCGCCGGATGATGGTCTTTACGTGATAGTCCCTAAAGAGCCGAGGGAATACTACCCGCTTTTCCCCGACGAGGACGTGCTTAGAGAAGCCTATAAGGCGCTCAAGGGGGAAGGGATATGTGCCGTGAAATGGGAGGAGGTAGAGAAGTACTTAAACGTACAGCTGAGGGACTTCCTCCTAGAGGGCGATAAATATGAAGACATGCAGAGGGTGATAGACGAGTATAAGGAAGAGGCGGAGAAGCTGTTAAGCCACGACAAGTACAGCTCCGTCTACCCTAAGGTAGCGGAGGGTATAAAGAACTTCGTAGTAGAGGTAGTGGAGTTAGCAGAGAAGGAAGGTAGACTTGCAGACGTATTATGTAACCCCTCCAAGGAGAATAAGAAGAGTAGTGAAATACTCTTAGAGTGCAGGCATAGAGACGGGTTCTACACGTTTGGCTATAAGATTAAGGTAACCGATGACCTATCACTCCAGTCCAGAGCTGACTTTACAGTGACCTACAGCACCTCTGACGCTGAGGGAGTCGTGATTAAGCTCACCCACCCGTTACAGAGGTACTTCCTCCAACTTTCGTACCTCTCTCAGGGGTTAAGGGTCAGAAAGCCTGCGTTCAAGTTGGTCTTCGCAAACGAAATTGCTAAGTTGGAGTCCCTGATAGACGACATAAATGAGCTTAATAAAATATATGAAAATATATATCATACGTTCTCTTCAATGGAACAAATAGAATACAGGTTCCAGAGCATTATGAACTACATAATTTACTATAAAGGGTATACGGGAAAGACCGGCAAAGTACCTGTTAAAGAGGTCTTCGAGACTGTAAGGGACTTAGCAGACCAGTTTAGGACTTACGATAGGAAGAACATTAAGTTTACGGTGCAAGACATAGAGACTAGCTGGAGGCTTTTAGAGTTCCTCTCAGACCTCGATAAGAAGAAGTTAGTGAAACTGGAAGGGGAATACATAGACTTAGACGAATGGTTAGGGGAGTATACCGTAAAGGTCTTGGAGAAGGTCCTAAAAAGGATGGATAAAGAAGATGTCGGGAAGTTAGCTCTAGAAGTAATGACGGGGACTTCAAAAGGCTTGGAGAAAAAAGTAAGGGCGGCACTTAACGCTGAAGAGGTCCCTTTAGACAACAGGGTAGTGGAAGGAGTTAGCGACCTATTAAGGGTAGGTATCAGGTCTGGGTATATAAAGGTCGATACGATTAAAGAGGTAGACAGGAAGCTAAACGAGGTAAGGGAAAAAGTACAAGATATAAAACTGATAACTATCAAGGAGAGGGACGTAAAGGTAGTCGACGTTAAGGAACTGTTGAGGACTGCGGTGAAAGTGAGAGAGAGGGCTGAAAATAGCGTCACGTCACAAGCATTACTATTTGACATGCTGGACTCACTTTCGGCACTGGCCCAAATAAAGCCTTCACAGAAGAGTGAGGTAATGAAGGCGATAGAGCAGGGCCTGACAACTGTCAGGGACCTCAAAGATAAAGTGGCTAAGTTAGTTAAAGACGTAACGGCAATTCAGCACACTGAAGACGAGTTGCTCAAGATAAGGAAGGGAGTCCAAGATGAAAAGCTGATCTCGGACTGTATACTCGTGATTAAGGGGGACCGTAAAAACACAGAAAGGTTATATAAGGCGTTAAACAAGGTAAAACTCTTTACTTATACTGAGTTCGTTGACGAGGCTTTTAATAATGTAGAAGTGACCTCTACTCTAAAGGAGGCAGGAGAAGAGTGTAAGAAGTTAGCGGACGACTTGGAGACGCTAAAGGAAATTACCGGTAGGCTTGAAAAAATAAAATCGCAAGTAAGTAGCTTAGTCAACACACCTTACATCAAGGAACTTGACAACATAAAGAGGGAGCTCAACGGGATTAAGTCCACCTTACAGGAAGTCTATAACCGGGCTAAAAGGGAGGGGTTTATAAATGGGAGTAGTTGA
- a CDS encoding ATP-binding protein, translating to MSNSDIIGIVLEGGTPNIVKALIRADYDVKIGEFLIIRDREGKAGLVQVEHFEYGNDFYTESLGIVKSLVDSEVIASILDKSTYLSVSLRVIKDNNARVQMPGNTVMKFPRTKGVNGTDQKKYLELLYEGKLDDPRYVKYGRIINTDIPLLLNVNALPMHMGIFGETGSGKSYNMRYLIDVFSNLEFNGKFYAIPMVVIDANGDYIDLATLSIKREYLNRNSSRGFIRRYTFTDLRNAHRFRLDLNLFTPSDIAYMVITAKYRDAEVGQASLQMNLLELALNELKDEDFNSLFTEENFSTLQEKVSEIVEDRKDELGFTKNTQRALQSALQTFRNKVSQFDLIADGEETFNYDTLEELFFKQGLAIVDFSADGAPGMDILTKQIIVGYIARLMLNYLIKKKMNNEKRVISLVIEEAQNYIPSDNYPVNAHLTKDVLATLATQGRKFGASLVLISQRPAFIDKVVLSMLNSFIFHRVYHEDVRYIQSVTGGISEYLAKELVSLPRGQAIVTGLINPLEIPVRVHIEKKSELESDIGSEGDLLEVLTG from the coding sequence GTGAGTAACAGCGACATAATAGGTATAGTCCTTGAAGGCGGTACCCCTAATATAGTTAAGGCCCTAATAAGGGCTGATTATGATGTTAAAATCGGGGAGTTCCTTATAATCCGTGATAGAGAGGGAAAAGCCGGGCTAGTCCAAGTGGAGCACTTTGAATACGGTAACGACTTTTACACGGAGTCCTTAGGGATAGTAAAGAGCTTAGTAGACAGTGAAGTGATAGCTTCTATACTGGACAAGAGTACGTACTTATCGGTTTCCCTTCGGGTCATAAAGGACAACAACGCTAGGGTGCAGATGCCCGGCAACACAGTAATGAAGTTCCCGCGGACAAAGGGTGTAAACGGCACTGACCAAAAGAAGTACCTTGAACTGCTCTATGAGGGGAAACTGGACGACCCCCGGTATGTTAAATACGGGAGGATAATAAACACTGATATCCCCTTACTCCTTAACGTCAACGCCCTGCCAATGCATATGGGTATCTTCGGGGAGACAGGCTCCGGGAAGAGCTATAACATGAGGTACTTAATTGACGTCTTTTCAAACCTCGAGTTTAACGGAAAATTCTATGCAATACCAATGGTCGTTATCGACGCAAACGGTGACTACATAGACTTAGCCACCTTATCGATAAAAAGGGAGTACCTTAACAGGAACAGTTCTAGGGGGTTTATAAGGCGTTATACGTTTACAGACCTGCGTAATGCACACCGTTTCAGGTTAGACCTAAACTTGTTCACTCCCTCAGACATCGCCTATATGGTGATAACAGCAAAGTATAGGGACGCTGAAGTAGGACAAGCCTCATTACAGATGAACTTGCTGGAGTTAGCTCTAAACGAGTTAAAGGACGAGGACTTTAACTCACTATTCACGGAGGAGAACTTCTCCACCCTCCAAGAAAAAGTGAGTGAGATCGTTGAGGACAGGAAGGACGAACTGGGCTTTACGAAGAACACACAGAGGGCCCTCCAGAGCGCACTCCAGACCTTCAGGAACAAGGTGAGCCAGTTCGACCTGATAGCCGACGGGGAAGAAACGTTCAATTACGACACACTTGAGGAGCTGTTCTTCAAACAAGGGCTTGCCATAGTAGACTTCTCCGCTGATGGTGCACCAGGTATGGACATTCTGACAAAACAGATCATTGTGGGTTATATAGCGAGGCTAATGCTTAACTACCTCATAAAGAAGAAGATGAATAACGAAAAGAGGGTAATATCGCTTGTTATAGAGGAAGCACAGAACTACATCCCCAGTGATAACTACCCGGTAAATGCTCACCTTACTAAGGACGTCCTAGCTACCCTGGCAACTCAGGGTAGGAAGTTCGGGGCTTCATTAGTGCTCATAAGTCAGAGACCGGCGTTCATAGACAAGGTGGTACTTTCCATGTTGAACTCCTTCATATTCCACAGGGTCTACCATGAAGACGTTAGGTATATACAGTCTGTCACGGGGGGTATATCGGAGTACCTAGCCAAGGAGTTAGTCTCACTCCCTAGAGGGCAAGCTATAGTGACGGGGCTTATAAACCCGTTGGAGATCCCTGTGCGGGTACACATAGAGAAGAAAAGTGAACTGGAGTCCGATATAGGGTCTGAAGGGGACCTGCTAGAGGTCTTGACCGGGTGA
- a CDS encoding thermopsin, giving the protein MRKYLPLVLVAVFLISSVPIYAMTLNPGYFLYIPIQIKSTSSLVYAVASNATVTVSLMTAYQFTQFNETGSLHGIAVQNGTEVINAVLLTPGNYYLVVYSPTQTANITYFYNYTAIKPENSSTYVEEFVTVPACGWLSFLVHLSTLGSPSTLCLFGVSNETLSYEVYNNDSEIFLNTSPITFTWNYTSNTCYYTVDLPKGIYFLNITNHHRSPAYLAVAYRVIPDYVNPFLWILIQHPNAYPTGIASYGVYGNKTTYVINTSSVLGYFNISSLLAYNASQDLVPAYSASLQLNSVLVVNNTDNSTWILWPQNVLFFVTNESVVLYHDNVFNMTDPQATLTNQSIKGDGYVEVSQQGGYYYGNYNSSPCLTYSLPFAGYLQMNESVIKGKGVLITFSVIVDENGTSSTLSSMTFDKVLVVDPNVSSAYFQVNGRSYTPAGPTSLYGSYYDTELIFGGGGSGEITTFKELSAVLGLFYLNNGKYVEFPSYYTFGGDTAEATDNVHVTFTPKGLAELSIGTPDLTYVTVSKSPLVITSLYPTVTHTSSTTTATSSTQPQTTSTNAPPSTSITKTASSTIPQTTAEPQTSSNNSSLLSIPISGLVVAGVLLAYYALKRRK; this is encoded by the coding sequence ATGAGAAAATACCTACCCCTAGTTTTGGTGGCGGTTTTCCTCATATCGTCCGTACCTATTTACGCCATGACCCTAAACCCAGGTTATTTTTTATACATACCTATTCAGATAAAGTCCACCTCTAGCTTAGTCTATGCAGTTGCCAGTAACGCGACTGTAACGGTCTCCCTAATGACCGCCTACCAGTTCACGCAGTTTAACGAGACCGGTTCCCTCCACGGGATAGCTGTCCAGAACGGCACCGAGGTCATTAACGCCGTGCTCCTTACGCCCGGTAACTACTACTTGGTCGTATATTCGCCCACACAGACCGCGAACATAACATACTTCTACAATTATACTGCTATCAAGCCCGAGAACTCCTCTACTTATGTCGAGGAATTCGTAACCGTACCTGCATGCGGGTGGTTATCTTTCCTAGTCCACTTATCTACTCTAGGTTCCCCCTCGACACTTTGCCTGTTTGGGGTCTCCAATGAGACATTGAGCTACGAGGTATATAACAATGATTCGGAGATTTTCCTGAACACTTCTCCTATAACATTTACGTGGAACTACACCTCAAACACGTGCTACTATACTGTAGACCTACCTAAGGGGATATACTTCCTGAACATTACTAACCACCACCGATCCCCTGCATATTTAGCAGTGGCCTACAGAGTTATACCTGATTATGTAAACCCCTTCTTATGGATCCTTATCCAACACCCTAACGCATATCCTACAGGGATAGCCTCTTATGGGGTCTACGGTAATAAGACTACTTACGTAATAAACACTTCTTCCGTCCTGGGTTACTTCAACATCTCCAGCCTCTTAGCGTATAACGCATCACAAGACTTAGTCCCGGCTTATTCTGCTTCCCTCCAGCTGAACTCGGTGCTAGTGGTCAACAACACAGATAACTCAACGTGGATACTATGGCCCCAAAACGTCCTCTTCTTTGTAACTAACGAAAGCGTAGTCCTATACCATGATAACGTTTTCAACATGACCGACCCGCAGGCTACGCTAACTAACCAGAGTATAAAGGGAGACGGGTATGTGGAAGTGAGCCAGCAAGGGGGGTATTATTACGGTAACTATAACTCCTCTCCGTGTCTTACTTACTCCCTGCCTTTTGCGGGCTACCTCCAGATGAACGAAAGTGTTATTAAAGGTAAAGGTGTCTTAATCACCTTCAGCGTTATCGTAGACGAAAACGGGACTTCAAGCACCTTGTCCTCAATGACTTTTGATAAAGTCTTAGTAGTAGACCCGAACGTGTCTTCCGCCTACTTCCAAGTAAACGGGAGGTCTTACACACCAGCGGGCCCCACCTCGCTCTACGGCTCATATTACGACACTGAACTGATCTTCGGCGGGGGAGGGAGCGGAGAAATAACTACGTTCAAGGAGTTATCTGCGGTCTTAGGGCTCTTTTATTTAAATAACGGGAAGTACGTAGAGTTCCCTTCATATTATACTTTCGGAGGGGATACGGCAGAAGCTACCGACAACGTCCACGTGACCTTTACGCCTAAAGGGCTGGCGGAGTTGAGTATAGGGACTCCTGATTTGACTTACGTAACGGTAAGTAAGTCGCCCCTAGTAATTACTTCTCTATACCCTACCGTAACTCACACTAGTAGTACGACAACTGCCACGTCCAGCACACAACCACAGACGACGAGTACGAATGCCCCTCCGTCAACGTCTATCACCAAGACAGCCTCGTCTACAATACCTCAAACCACCGCTGAGCCCCAGACTTCGTCAAATAATTCGTCCCTCCTATCGATACCAATCTCAGGGTTAGTTGTCGCTGGAGTGTTGCTGGCGTACTACGCACTAAAGAGGAGGAAGTAA
- a CDS encoding PaaI family thioesterase translates to MSGADYFNELLGKSEHLFRFMGVKFEEVKEGRAVAVMDYKEELTRLGGILHGGIIFSAMDYAGSYAVRSLGVKEAFTLQFTITFMRQMKKPPFKFEAEVIRKTKSYAFVEVKAYDGERVVCAVGNGIWHILE, encoded by the coding sequence ATGAGCGGGGCTGACTACTTCAACGAGCTCTTAGGGAAGAGTGAACACTTGTTTAGGTTTATGGGGGTAAAGTTTGAAGAAGTAAAAGAGGGCAGGGCAGTCGCAGTAATGGACTATAAGGAGGAACTTACCAGGTTAGGAGGGATCCTACACGGGGGGATAATATTTTCTGCAATGGACTACGCGGGGAGTTATGCGGTGAGGAGTTTAGGTGTGAAGGAAGCGTTTACTCTACAGTTTACTATAACCTTCATGAGACAGATGAAAAAGCCGCCCTTTAAGTTTGAGGCAGAGGTAATAAGAAAGACTAAGTCATATGCGTTTGTCGAGGTAAAGGCCTACGACGGTGAGAGGGTGGTATGTGCTGTAGGTAACGGGATTTGGCACATATTGGAATAA